The Vibrio sp. SNU_ST1 genome has a segment encoding these proteins:
- a CDS encoding DUF2489 domain-containing protein: MNVTLLAIAGGIIILGLGSYAGYLLLQVKKQTELQKQHQALAIEKRNATIYENVNTLCLAGIQGQCDLPEISIRVCIIMDNVQGDERVDFDSEYPALSELYHIVKDMARGDARQELTKKERMQQNLTRHKAETRLNDAVIEDLKRLQEKVKPLNNQINIQMI, from the coding sequence ATGAACGTAACCTTATTAGCAATTGCTGGTGGAATTATCATTCTCGGCTTAGGCTCTTACGCAGGTTACCTTCTACTTCAAGTGAAGAAGCAGACGGAGTTGCAAAAGCAGCATCAAGCACTTGCCATTGAAAAACGTAACGCGACGATTTACGAAAACGTAAATACTTTATGCTTAGCGGGTATTCAAGGCCAGTGTGACTTACCTGAGATCAGTATCCGAGTGTGTATCATTATGGATAATGTTCAGGGTGATGAGCGTGTTGATTTTGATTCTGAGTATCCTGCTCTTTCTGAGCTGTACCATATCGTAAAAGATATGGCTCGCGGAGATGCAAGACAGGAACTGACGAAAAAAGAGCGCATGCAGCAGAATCTTACGCGCCATAAGGCTGAGACTCGCTTGAATGATGCGGTCATCGAAGATTTGAAAAGGTTGCAGGAGAAGGTTAAGCCTCTCAATAACCAAATCAACATTCAGATGATCTAG